Proteins encoded together in one Archocentrus centrarchus isolate MPI-CPG fArcCen1 unplaced genomic scaffold, fArcCen1 scaffold_89_ctg1, whole genome shotgun sequence window:
- the LOC115777953 gene encoding uncharacterized protein LOC115777953 isoform X2 has product MKMLVVFVILLHVSQHALAVVVEVYEKERSVLLPCQSSGSMSDGPTVMWTRSDLDPKSVHLLREGGDDLRGQNQRYSGRTSVRSHALDSGDFSLTLREPQLTDSGSYTCSISAGRQEQRLTDIQLQVKDQYVEVKVEEGSESVILPCKTTPDLPEDTRVEWTRSDPEPVYRIQTKMNEDLLRTGDLSLTLKQPTERDTGGYICTIYRDKDILRQKLVLQVKEPFPFWAKALLVVLVLLVLLLVSGGLLYHFWHYFMTIPKVKVKSEVESVQLPLKTTVQLPEDAEVEWTDIIGREVHLYQNSSAQHEEQHRRYRERTEMNEDLLRTGDLSLTLKHPTDRDTYTYICTVYSEEGNILLRKEVELKVKVCKVDVKEGAESVQLPFKTTQTLPGDAAVQWERYQPIPIKWVHGYENRSDQPDKQNQVYRGRTEMNEDPLRTGDLSLTLMYPTDGDSGRYRCGVSLDNFQITVKSVLLKVKVCQVEVEEGAESVQLPFKTTENLPGDAEVQWWCVAPLKWVHVYKNSSDQPDKQHQDYRDRTKMNEDLLRTGDLSLTLDQPTERDSGEYRCGVYIAGDILRYKTVVLKVKGRAQVQDQTGIIRNRSSSIDPTPLMADQSV; this is encoded by the exons tttcccagcatgccctggctgtggtggtggaggtgtaTGAGAAGGAAAggtctgtcctgctgccctgtCAGTCCTCAGGTTCTATGTCTGATGGCCCCACAGTGATGTGGACTCGCAGTGATCTCGATCCCAAATCTGTCCACCTGCTCCGAGAAGGAGGAGATGATCTTAGAGGACAAAACCAGCGTTACAGCGGACGCACATCAGTGAGGTCTCATGCTCTGGACTCTGGAGacttcagcctcactctgagaGAACCACAACTGACTGACAGCGGCAGCTACACCTGCTCCATCAGTGCTGGAAGACAGGAACAGAGACTGACAGACATccagctgcaggtcaaag ACCAGTACGTGGAGGTGAAGGTGGAGGAAGGCTCAGAGTCTGTCATCCTGCCCTGCAAAACCACACCTGACCTGCCCGAGGACACCAGGGTGGAGTGGACTCGCTCTGACCCAGAACCCGTGTACAGAATCCAAacaaagatgaatgaagacctgctgagaactggagacctcagtctgaccctgaaacagcccacagagagagacacaggaggATACATCTGCACCATCTACAGGGACAAAGACATCCTGAGACAGAAACTAgtgctgcaggtcaaag AACCATTTCCATTCTGGGCCAAAGCTCTCCTGGTTGTCCTGGTTCtcctggttcttcttctggtttctGGAGGTCTTTTATATCATTTTTGGCACTATTTCATGACAA tccCCAAGGTGAAGGTTAAGTCAGaggtggagtctgtccagctgccccTCAAAACCACAGTTCAGCTGCCTGAAGATGCTGAAGTAGAGTGGACGGACATAATTGGCAGGGAGGTCCACCTGTATCAGAACAGCTCTGCCCAGCATGAAGAACAGCACAGACGTTACAGAGAAAGAacagagatgaatgaagacctgctgagaactggagacctcagtctgaccctgaaacaccccacagacagagacacCTATACCTACATCTGCACCGTCTACAGCGAGGAGGGAAACATCCTGCTGAGGAAAGAAGTGGAGCTGAAAGTCAAAG TCTGTAAGGTAGATGTGAAggagggggcggagtctgtccagctgcccttcaAAACCACACAAACCCTGCCTGGAGATGCTGCAGTGCAGTGGGAGCGTTATCAACCTATACCAATCAAGTGGGTCCACGGGTACGAGAACAGGTCTGACCAGCCTGACAAACAGAACCAGGTTTACAGAGGCCGAACCGAGATGAATGAAGACCCgctgagaactggagacctcagtctgaccctgatgTACCCCACAGATGGAGACAGTGGGAGATACAGATGTGGAGTCTCACTTGATAACTTCCAAATCACAGTAAAATCAGTGCTGCTCAAAGTGaaag tctgtcaggtggaggtggaggagggggcggagtctgtccagctgcccttcaAAACCACTGAAAACCTCCCTGGAGATGCTGAAGTGCAGTGGTGGTGCGTTGCTCCATTAAAGTGGGTTCATGTCTATAAGAACAGCTCTGACCAGCCTGACAAACAGCACCAGGATTACAGAGACCGaacgaagatgaatgaagacctgctgagaactggagacctcagtctgaccctggatcagcccacagagagagacagtggagAATACAGATGCGGAGTCTACATTGCTGGTGACATACTGAGATACAAAACAGTGGTGCTCAAAGTCAAAG gGAGAGCTCAGGTCCAGGATCAAACAGGGATCATCAGGAACAGAAGCAGCTCCATTGATCCGACTCCTCTGATGGCTGATCAATCAGTTTGA
- the LOC115777953 gene encoding uncharacterized protein LOC115777953 isoform X1: protein MKMLVVFVILLHVSQHALAVVVEVYEKERSVLLPCQSSGSMSDGPTVMWTRSDLDPKSVHLLREGGDDLRGQNQRYSGRTSVRSHALDSGDFSLTLREPQLTDSGSYTCSISAGRQEQRLTDIQLQVKDQYVEVKVEEGSESVILPCKTTPDLPEDTRVEWTRSDPEPVYRIQTKMNEDLLRTGDLSLTLKQPTERDTGGYICTIYRDKDILRQKLVLQVKEPFPFWAKALLVVLVLLVLLLVSGGLLYHFWHYFMTIPKVKVKSEVESVQLPLKTTVQLPEDAEVEWTDIIGREVHLYQNSSAQHEEQHRRYRERTEMNEDLLRTGDLSLTLKHPTDRDTYTYICTVYSEEGNILLRKEVELKVKVCKVDVKEGAESVQLPFKTTQTLPGDAAVQWERYQPIPIKWVHGYENRSDQPDKQNQVYRGRTEMNEDPLRTGDLSLTLMYPTDGDSGRYRCGVSLDNFQITVKSVLLKVKVCQVEVEEGAESVQLPFKTTENLPGDAEVQWWCVAPLKWVHVYKNSSDQPDKQHQDYRDRTKMNEDLLRTGDLSLTLDQPTERDSGEYRCGVYIAGDILRYKTVVLKVKGRAQVQDQTGIIRNRSSSTDPTALMADQSV from the exons tttcccagcatgccctggctgtggtggtggaggtgtaTGAGAAGGAAAggtctgtcctgctgccctgtCAGTCCTCAGGTTCTATGTCTGATGGCCCCACAGTGATGTGGACTCGCAGTGATCTCGATCCCAAATCTGTCCACCTGCTCCGAGAAGGAGGAGATGATCTTAGAGGACAAAACCAGCGTTACAGCGGACGCACATCAGTGAGGTCTCATGCTCTGGACTCTGGAGacttcagcctcactctgagaGAACCACAACTGACTGACAGCGGCAGCTACACCTGCTCCATCAGTGCTGGAAGACAGGAACAGAGACTGACAGACATccagctgcaggtcaaag ACCAGTACGTGGAGGTGAAGGTGGAGGAAGGCTCAGAGTCTGTCATCCTGCCCTGCAAAACCACACCTGACCTGCCCGAGGACACCAGGGTGGAGTGGACTCGCTCTGACCCAGAACCCGTGTACAGAATCCAAacaaagatgaatgaagacctgctgagaactggagacctcagtctgaccctgaaacagcccacagagagagacacaggaggATACATCTGCACCATCTACAGGGACAAAGACATCCTGAGACAGAAACTAgtgctgcaggtcaaag AACCATTTCCATTCTGGGCCAAAGCTCTCCTGGTTGTCCTGGTTCtcctggttcttcttctggtttctGGAGGTCTTTTATATCATTTTTGGCACTATTTCATGACAA tccCCAAGGTGAAGGTTAAGTCAGaggtggagtctgtccagctgccccTCAAAACCACAGTTCAGCTGCCTGAAGATGCTGAAGTAGAGTGGACGGACATAATTGGCAGGGAGGTCCACCTGTATCAGAACAGCTCTGCCCAGCATGAAGAACAGCACAGACGTTACAGAGAAAGAacagagatgaatgaagacctgctgagaactggagacctcagtctgaccctgaaacaccccacagacagagacacCTATACCTACATCTGCACCGTCTACAGCGAGGAGGGAAACATCCTGCTGAGGAAAGAAGTGGAGCTGAAAGTCAAAG TCTGTAAGGTAGATGTGAAggagggggcggagtctgtccagctgcccttcaAAACCACACAAACCCTGCCTGGAGATGCTGCAGTGCAGTGGGAGCGTTATCAACCTATACCAATCAAGTGGGTCCACGGGTACGAGAACAGGTCTGACCAGCCTGACAAACAGAACCAGGTTTACAGAGGCCGAACCGAGATGAATGAAGACCCgctgagaactggagacctcagtctgaccctgatgTACCCCACAGATGGAGACAGTGGGAGATACAGATGTGGAGTCTCACTTGATAACTTCCAAATCACAGTAAAATCAGTGCTGCTCAAAGTGaaag tctgtcaggtggaggtggaggagggggcggagtctgtccagctgcccttcaAAACCACTGAAAACCTCCCTGGAGATGCTGAAGTGCAGTGGTGGTGCGTTGCTCCATTAAAGTGGGTTCATGTCTATAAGAACAGCTCTGACCAGCCTGACAAACAGCACCAGGATTACAGAGACCGaacgaagatgaatgaagacctgctgagaactggagacctcagtctgaccctggatcagcccacagagagagacagtggagAATACAGATGCGGAGTCTACATTGCTGGTGACATACTGAGATACAAAACAGTGGTGCTCAAAGTCAAAG gGAGAGCTCAGGTCCAGGATCAAACAGGGATCATCAGGAACAGAAGCAGCTCCACTGATCCGACTGCTCTGATGGCTGATCAATCAGTTTGA